In Mycobacterium sp. ITM-2016-00317, the genomic window GAGTTCTGCGTTTCGCTTGACTCCCAGGAGTAGGCGACCTGGTCCAGGGTTTGGTCATCCCGGTCAAGCACGAGCTGGAATCGCTGTCGATGACCGGTAGCTACGTGTCGAAGAAGTTGCTCGGTGAGTTCGGCTGTGGTGCAACCGTTCCCGATGACTTCGGAGCCGGATTCATGACGCAACCGGGATACGCATGGGGCGGTTTTCATCCCGACTACGGGATGGTCGCCAGCACCCTGCCGATCTCGCCGACCAGGTCCAAGATGATCTTGTTGGTGGTTTGTGCACGAGGACGCCGAGGAAGGCGTCGACTACGACGTCGATGAGCTCGTCAAGCTCTGGGACATCACCAACATTCAGGACCTGCACATCCAGGAGCGCCAGCAACGCGGACTGTCCTCGCAGCGCTATCTTCCCGGACCCAATTCGCCGTCGCAGGAGCCCGGTATCCGGGCCGCGCTGCGCAAGTACCTGGAAATGATGGGAGAACCGAACTGACCACGCAGAGCGCACGTCCGGGACGCCTCACCGGGAAGGCCGCTGTCGTCACCGGCGCCACCAGCGGTCTCGGGCTGGCCGTCGCACAGGCGATGGCGGCCGAAGGAGCCTCGGTGGTCGCCGTCGGGCGCAACGCCGACCGCGGGTACGAGGTCGTGGAGTCGATGGCGATGGCCGGCCACAATGCGCTCTTCGTCCGCGCTGATGTGGCTGTCGAGGCGGATATCGCTCGGGCGATCCGGGTGTGCCGGTCCGAATTCGGCTCGCTGGACATCATGCACAACAATGCCGCGTTTTTCGTGACAGCCGAACTGCATCAGACGACGGCCGAGGATTGGGACCGCTCGTTGCGGACCAACTTGAGTTCGGTGTTCTGGGGAAGCAAGCACGCGGTGTCGGCAATGCGCGAGCAGGGCCGTGGTGGATCGATCATCAACACCGCGTCGGTGGCCGCGTTCACCGCGACCGCCGACACCGCAGCGTACGTTGCGACCAAGTCCGGAGTCATGGGGCTCACCCGGGCGATCGCCCTCGCCTACGCCGCCGACGGAATCCGGTGCAATGCGCTGTGTCCCGGCGACTTCGAGTCACCGATGTTCGATGCCTTCCTGGCAAGCGCGAGCGATCCCGCTGTCGCTCGGAAAGAGTTCGAGGCGCTGTACCCGACGAAGCGCATCCTCAAGCCCGGCGATGTGGCCAACGCCGCGGTCTTCCTTGCCTCCGACGAATCGACCGGCGTGAACGGGACTTCGCTGGTGGTCGACGACGGACTGCTGGCGAAAACCTACTGATCCCGATCACATGGTCTGCAGCTCTACTCCTTGCTGTAATCGGCCGAGTTCCACACCGCGGGACGCATCGTGATCAACACGGCCTTGTCGGTGTAGTTGGCGTCCAGGTACTCCGGCATCTCCTCATCGGAGACGTAGCGGCGGACGATGGGCAGCACTCCCTCGCGAGGAATGTCCTCCCGGATCGACGCGGGACCGCCGACGGAGACGTAGCGGTACGGTGTGGTCTCCTCCTGCACCGCGAGGGAGAAGCGACCGGCGGTGCGGATGAGCCGCTCCTTCATCGATCCCAGCTCGGTCCAGATCTCGATATCGCCTGCCTCGTCGACGCGGTACCAGATGGGCACGGTCAGCGGCGGCTTGTCCTCCCTCTCGACGGCGATTATCGCGACATGATTACCGGCCAGGAACTCTGTCCGTTCGGCTGCTGTCATCTTGAGATTCGTCATGGTCACTCCTGTTCGTTGGGGTAGCGGCGGGGCTAGAACTTGACGATGCCCGGTACGTCGGCGAGCACACACCCGGGTGTCGAGTCGGCCACCCGCAGCAGGAAGTTGAGCTTCTCGATGCGCTCGCCCGAGCGCGGTGCGCCGTTCTTCTGAAACGGCACAGACAGACCCACCGACAGGTCCATCACCACATCGTCGATGACACCACCGGAGCGTCCGGACGGAATGGTGAAGAGATCGTGGTCGACCGCGTAGCGATAGCAGTCGAGCGCTTCGGTGATCGTGCCGACCTGGTTGGGCTTCAGGATGAAACCGCCTACCGCGGAGGATTCCACCGCGCGCTGCAGTCGATCCCGGTTGGTGACGACCAGGTCGTCCCCCAGGATGATCGACTTCTCGATTCGCGCGACGGCGTTCGGGTATCCGTCCCAGTCGTCCTCGTCGAGCAGATCCTCGATGAAGACGAACGGAAACTCGTCGCTGAGCAGGCGGGCGTAGTCGATCAGATCGTCGGAGGTGACGCGTTCGCCGTTGAGTTCGTAGGTGCCGGTGGCAGCGTCGAACATCTCGCTGGATGCACAGTCCAGCGCGAAAGCCATCGTGTCAGCCACGCCGGCGCGCTCCACCGCGGTCGTCAACAGCTTCAACACTTCCCGCGGGTCCGAGGACGGGCTGGCGAAACCGTAGGAAGACGCCACCTGTGGTTTGCGTCCCAGATACTCGGTGAGTACCTCTTCGAGCGCACCGAACAGTCTCACGCTCTTCTCGACGGCATCCTGAATCGAGGAAGCCTTGTAGGGCATGACGATGAACTCGTTGAACGGTTGTACGACACTGCCATACCGTCCGCCGTTGATCATGTTGAAGCTCGGTACGGGGACCTGGCTGACGGGCCCGGGGCCGAAGTGCTCGGCGATCCACGAGTAGGTGGGCACACCGGCAGCGGCGGCCGTCGCCCGCAGCAGGGCGATGGAGGTCGAGTAGATCGCGTTACCACCGAGGCGGCTCTTGTTGGGCGTGCCGTCGAGGTCGATCATGAGCCGGTCGTTGGCTTCGAGGTCCAGTTGCGTGCCGACCAGGGCCGGAGCGATCTCATTGTTGACCGCGTGAACTGCCCGGTGAACGCTCAGACCGTTGTACTCGGCGGGGTCGCCGTCGCGCAGGATGAATGCCTCATGAGCGCCGACGGAACTACCCGTCGGCGCGGCGCCCCGGCCGACGTACCCGTCGGCCGTCGTGATCTCGACTTCGACCAATGGTCTTGTTTTGCAGTCGAGTAGCTGGCGTGCGGTCACTGATGTGATCTTCATGTCGTCTTTCGATTCGGTGGTGTCAAGCCGGTCGCGCGGGGATGTAGAGAATGTTCAGGTCGCACAGGTTCGTCCCGGTGTTGCCGGTGTAGACGGCATCCCCGATGGCCGACAGTGCTTCGTGGGTGGCGTGGGTACGCAGTGCCTCGTGCAGGTTCACGCCGCACTGGTCGGCTCGGGCCAGGCTGGTCGAATCGCACAATCCGCCGGCGGCTGTGGTGGTCCCGTCGGTGCCCTCTGAGTCGAGAGAGATCATCGCTGCGCCATGAGTTTTTGCCGCAGTCAGCGCGAATGCAGTGACCAGTTCATGACCCGGCCCGCCATGGCCACCGATGATGCTGCTGTCCGGGATGTGAGTGGTGGTCTCACCGGCAGCGACCAGCACGCACGGCGGTGCGATGGGGTTTCCGCTGGCTTGGGCTTCGCGTGCGATGGAAGCGAAGAACATCCCGGCGTCGCTGCTCTCACCTTCCAGGAAGGAGCTCACGATCATTGCCGGCAGGCCCATCTGTTCGGCGGCTTCCTTGGCATAGAGGCAGGAGTCGGGAAGGGTATTGAGTAGGAAATAGGTGTTGTCCGGGAAAGCCTTCGGTGTCTCGCCCTCCTCGCCCACCGACTCGAGATAATCGACGATCGACCGGGGAAGTCGGTCGGCGAGGTCGTAGTTTGCGATGACGGCCCGCGCGTCGGCGAGGGTGGTCTTGTCCGGGCCGATCGGTGTGGACGCATAGTCGGCGTACGGACGGGTGATGTCCCCGGACGGCGGATTGCCCACCGCGTCGGAGATGCCGAAGCCGATCAGTTCGGCACCGGACCTGCCGATGCGCTGTGCGAGGCGGCCACCGTTGGTTTGAGAGATGTGCCTGCGGATGGCGTTGATCTCGTAGATTCCTGCGCCGCTCTTGAGGAGAACGTCGGTGGCGTCCATCTCGTCTTGAAGCGTGATTCCCTCGATGGGACAGCTCATCAGCGCTGACGAGCCGCCGGAGATGACGGCGATGAACAGGTCCTCGGGACCCGCTTGGTCAGCGAGTGACAGGATTTCCAACGCGGCCCGATGGCCGGCCTCGTCCGGAATCGGATGCCCTCCGACGTGGACCTCGGTGCGATGGAACCGGTCGGTCTCCTCTGCGATCTTGACGATCGCGATGCCGCGGGTGATGCGGTCGCCGAGGATCTCGTCGATGGCCATCGCCATGTGGTTGCACGCCTTGCCGGCGCCGACCAGATAGACGTTGCGTTTGGTCGACAGGTCCCACGTGCGGGTGCCGATGGTGAGGATGTCGCCATCGAGGCGGGTGATCGCCTTGATCCGGTGGTAGGCGTCCAACCGGGTCAGCACCCGATCGGCGATGGCAAGCACGACTGACCGAGATTCGCTGTCTCCCAGTCGAACGAGGTCGTCGTAGTTCTTGATCTTGTTCACTTCTGGTCTCCGAGGGATGAGTCGTGGCTATTCCGCGTACGGTGTGTCCCACAACGCAAGATGGGTGCCGAGCCCCTTGTCCTGGGCTGTGCGGTAGATCTCGTAGCCCCACGCGAGGTCGAATACGGACATCCCGCAGGCGACGAAGACGGTGCGTCGGTGACCGTCGTCATCGCGCTCGGCGGCTGTCTGCAATAAGGATCCGAGGTCGGTGAAGTCCTTGAGCGCCGGCAACTTTCCGTCATCGATGAGGCGATAGAGCGGGCCGCCGATGACGCCGTCATACGCGGCCTGCTTGTCGAGGGAGGCAACGGCCTCGTCCACGTAGGCCTCGTGCAAGGCCACGTGATCGAGCACCACACGGTTCTCCAGCCAGAATGCGTCATCTGCAGAGATCGGGCCGGAGATCAGGACTGTTGCGTCAGGGTGGAGCCAGTCATTCTGCACAACAAGAGGTTTCACGCGCGAAGCGGCGACAGTGACGACTTCGGCCCCGGCCAGGGCCCTCTGCAGGTCGTTCTCGACGACTGCGTCGACGCCCAGCGTCTGGCGGGCCCAGTCGGCCAGTTTCTCGGCAGCCGCCTCGAAGATGTCGTAGAGGTACACCCGCTTGAGGTTCGGTAGCTGACTGGCGATCGCCTTGAGGCAGGCCTTGTTGATCGGGCCGCAGCCGAGCACGGCCACCGAACCCGCAGTGGGGCTCGCCAGATGCCGTGCTGCAACTGCTGGGACGGCCCCGGTTCGAGCGGAACTCAGCAGGTTCGCCGACATCAGGCACAGCGGCTCGCCGGTCTCCTTGTCATTGAGCATCAGCGTCAGGACGGATCGCGGCAGTCCTTTGGCGGTGTTGGCGTGGTTGGAGCCGTACCACTTGTTGCCACAGATATCGAACCGTCCGCCCAGGTAACCGGGCATGGCGACGAAGCGGCGGTCCGGTCCTGCGAGGGGCATGTTCGGGAAGGGGCTGGACTTCGGGAAGGCGACGCCGAGGCCGTGGCTGTTGTGACTGGGTCCGCCCATCAGGTAGTCGCCTTGTGCGAGCAGTCCGAACACCTCTTCGCACACGTCGACGCAGCGTGTGGCGTCGAGTACCCCGGCATCGATGCAGTCCGGTTCGGACAGGAAGAGGAACTCTGTGCGTGAACTCACGGGGGACTCCTGCGAAAGGGCACGTGGCCGGAAAGGGTTGGTGGGTCGAGAATTTCGTGGCGGAGGAAGAGCCTCGGACTCGACACTGCTTACCTTGGCACCCGATGACCGATCGGTCTAGCGATAGATTCCGGCCTATAATCATCGAGAAAAGCGAACGATTGGAGCTGCAGTGCTGAATGTGCACCGAATGCGCCTTCTGGTTGAACTCAGCCGGCGTGGCACCTTGGCGCGGGTGGCGCAGGCGTTGTCATTCAGTACCTCGACGGTCAGTCAACAATTGAGCCAACTGGAGAAGGAGGCGGGCGTACGGCTCATCGAGCCTGTGGGCCGAGGAGTGCGGTTGACGTCTGCCGGCGAAATCCTGGTCGAGCACGCCGAAGTGATCCTCCGCCAGATCGACCGGGCCGAGGCGGCGTTGGCGGCCGCCCGATCGGAGATCGTCGGCGTCGCCAAAGTGGCCACCTTCCAGACAGCCGCGATCTCGCTGCTTCCCGACGTGTTGCACGTCATGAGTGAGCGTCATCCCGGGCTCACGATCTATCTTTCCGAGATCCAGCCTGATTCCGGCACTGCGGCACTGCTGGCCCGTGAGTTCGACCTGGTGCTCGGCGAGCAGTACCCAGGCCACGTGTCGCCGGCACCCGCCGGTATCGACCGGCGCCCGCTGCTCAGCGATGCTTTGCGTCTCTACGTCAGCCCGCGGCTGCGAGGAGATGCGAAGCGGTTGGAGTTGGCGCAGTTCGCGGATCTACCTTGGGTGTTGGAGCCGAAGGGGAAGCCGGCACGCATATGGGCAGAATCCGCCTGCAAAGCAGCAGGATTCGAGCCGAATGTGCGTTTCGAGTCGGCTGACCTGCTGGTACACGCGAGATTGGCGGAGACCGGCCATGCGGTTGCCGTTCTGCCGGATCTCGTCTGGGAGACACGTCGGCCGGGCGCGGAACTCATCGATCTGCCGAGCCTGCCAGAGCGTCAGGTGTACACCGCGGTGCGTACGGGTGCGGAGACTCGCCCGGTGCTGGTGGAGCTGCGGAGCGTGCTGGCGGCGGTCGGCACTCGGCAGATGGCGTCGCACACATCGACGGATGCGGATCGTGCAGCACCGCATCGTGCAAAACCACAATGAAATGTCGCGATACCGGCCCCGAACTGGCCTGCCGGTGAACGGGCGATGGAGTCTGGCCCGTGGTTTTGGAGCCCGCACCCGGACGGTCGGGCACTTTACGTTCTGTCCGCTAGGGCGTGGGATGTACGTGACACTTCGCCGATATGGCGTGTGTCTCAGCGCGCTGCACTCTTGTTCGGCACGGAGCGGAGTGCGTGAATCGGCTTGCCGACCAGCAGGGGATCGTGCACGAAGACTGACTCCGGTACAGATCCGACTCGCGGAGGAGCGATATGTCGGGTAGCAGGTGGGCCAATCTAGCCGTCGCCTATTTAGCGCTGGTCGGTGCGTTTCTTCCGTACATCGGGTGGAGTCCCGGTCTGTCCGATATCAGCGAGGAGCTGGGTCTCAGCTATTCGGAGGCGGGCAGTATTTCCTCGGTGACAGGTCTTGTCGCCGGTGTGACGATCCTGGTCGGCGGCGTGCTGGCTTCCAGGTGGGGTGCCAAGCAGATCATTCTGGCCGGTTTGGCGGCCGGCGTGGTAGGGCAGCTGGTCTTCGCGATGGCCGACGGGCTGGAGTTCGTGATGGCCGGCCGGGTTCTCGCAGGGCTCTCGGTCGGCTTCCTGTGGGTGGCCACCTACACGATGGCCGTCGACTGGTTCCGGGACAGTGGGCAAACCGGGCGCGCGGTGGGCATCATGATGTCCGGCGACGGTGTGGGCGCCTTGTTGAGTCTGTTCGCGTTCTCTGCGGTGCTCGCGGCTTTCGGCTGGCGACTCGGGTTGGGCGTGCAGGCCGTGTTCATGCTCGTGGTGCTGGTCCTCGTTGCTGTGGTGTCGAAGAACGCACCTACTACCGGCGCGGACCTGGTTCGGGTCGGCGACCTGCCCGAGAGTCAGCACCCGGCGCGGCCGGTGGAGCAGTCTGTGCGGGCCATCGCGAACCGTAACGTGCTCTCCGCCTTGATCTTCTGGGTCGGCGGTGTCGGCCTGTTCTCCGTCATCGCCAGCTGGATGCCCGCCATCCTCATCGAGGATGCCGGGATGTCTGAATCGCTCGCCGGTTTCCTGACCTCGCTGTTCTCGATCGTCGGCATGGCCGCGGCCTTCGGGGCGCCGTTGCTCGCTGAGAAGCTGGGCAGCAAGAAGCCGGTGATTGTCGTGGCGGGTGTGCTGACAGCCGCTGCGTTGGCGACCATGACGCTGTTCGTTTCCACCGGCAACTACGTCTTGGTGGCCATCTGTATGCCCCTGATCGGCTTGGGCGTTTACGCTGGTGAACCCTTGACTCTCGCCGCGGCGGTCGAGTCGGTCAGCGCCAAACACGCCGGCATCGTGAACGGCGTCATCATCGGTATCCCGTGGATCGTCAGTGGGTTTGCCTTTCCGTACATCCTCGGAACCGTCAAGGATGCGACGGGCAGCTTCGTGCAGGGATTCGTGGCGCTCACCGTCACCACCGTGGTGCTGTGTGCACTTTCCCCGTTGTTCATCAAGAAATCCTGAACGGCCGCTGTGGAGCACATGGAGGTATCGAATCGACAGCCGTGACCGAAGCTGCTGCCCGGAGGTATTTCTCAAGTCCGCGGTGCGGCAGTGCCGGTACTGCGGCGGCCTCATGGCGCTCACGTAGAAACGTGTGGCGGCGTCACATCGACGAATGATGCTGGTGGCTGCTCATCCCAACCTCGCAGCAGGATCAGCGCGGCCAGCCGCTGCGAGTGTGTCTGCAGGCTGGTGCCGACGAGCTGGTCGATCTTCTTCAGGCGGTGCCGAACCGTGTTGGGATGCGTATGAAGTATGGCGGCAGCCTCTTTGATATCACCGCCGCACTCAAGCCACGCGCGTAACGTCGGCGCCAGAGATGTTCTGCCGCGGTGCTCTTCGCGGATGAGCTGTCGAAGCTGTTCGTGCTCGAGAGATGCCACTGCCGCGGCGGCACGCCGCAGGACGACCGTGTCCCACACTTCGTCGTACGTTCCGACAGGACGACCGAGGGCACGGACCGCGTTCAGTGTCTCGGCGGCCTCCAATCGGGCTGCAGGAAGTGACTTGTCATCGGATATGGCTCTGCTGGCCGCCATCTTGCCAGGCGCGGAGGCGAACGCGAGGTCGCGAAGCCACTCCCACCCTCCGGCTCCTGTTCGTTCCGGGACTATCGCGAAGGTGAACCCGTCGACATCGGCAAGTATCGGATCCGGCCAGGACTTTTTGCGGAAGAAACTCTGCCAAAGTGCGACGTCGTCAGCCGGGCTTGCGTCCGATAGCCGCTGTAGTGCAACAACTCGTTTGGAGTGGCACGGTGGCTCCCACCGGGCGGAAGTCTCACCGACGCTGCCGCGAAGCGCCGCACGGACGGTCGCGAGGGTATGGCGTCCGGCCGTATCCCGGCTGGCGCTGAGTTGAACCAAACTCACCGCGGCGCTGGATCCGGTTGTCATCAAATACATTTCCAACTGCGCGTCGAGCGTGCCATTCCAAATCGCCCAGATGGACCCCACTGCTTGGCCGCCCACACGTAGGGGAACGACGAGGCGCTGGAGGAAGTCAGGTTCGAGGGCGGGGACGATAAACGGTCGTGCATCGTGCGCCAACCTCTTCAATACGCCGGTGGCTCGCAATCGCCGCAGTACGGCGGGCGGCACTGCGCGACTCATGATCGTAGACGTCCGCGTGCTGTCGACACCGTCGGTGGTCGCCGAATAGGCCACCACCCGGCTGTGGGCGTCCTCGATGGTCACCGGTGCGCCGAGAGCTGCCGCAAGAGCATCGGCCATCGCAAACAGATCCTGCTGCGCAGTCGATTCCGGCTTCGACCCCAGCTCATCGCGATCCACCAGGCTGTGTACGAGCCAGACGAGGTGGGACCATTCGGCTTGCGCGGCAAGCTCAGCCAAACTGATGCCCAGTTCCTGGCAGAGCGCACCCGTGGCCGCCGAGGCAACTCGGCGAACAACCACCACCCCAGCCCCGGCGGACGCGGCAAGGGCCACCACTTCCGCCTGGTGCTCGGACGTCGTCGCACCCGCCGCCGCGATCAACGAACCACGGTGCGGTTGTGCCGAATCGCCGTGAAAGTGAACTGAAGAAACCGAGGTGCGGCGGCCGTATGAGACGACCTCGACCACGCCCGCGGCCGCCAACTCACTGAGGTCCACGCCACCGGTCACGGGCTTCATTGTACGAATGTCATCGAAACCGGCTGAAGCGTTGTTCGGCTCGTACAGTGATCCGGAGATGGTAAGGCTGCACCATAGATTCATGAATGGTCGTCAGTTCGGACATCAGCAGCGGGTGGCTGTTATCGGCGCGGGCATGGTGGGTCTTTGCACTGCGTGGTACTTGCAGGAACGTGGCGTCGACGTGACCGTGATCGATGCCGACGGTGTGGCGGCCGGCTCGAGTTGGGGCAATGCCGGATGGCTGACGCCCAGTATCGCGACTCCGCTGCCGGAGCCCGCGGTCCTCAAGTACGGCGTGCGCGCTCTGGTGAGTCACGCCTCGCCCGTTTATGTTCCGCCCTCTGCCGATCCGCGGCTGATCCGCTTTCTTCTGCAGTTTGTGCGTAACAGCACTGCGGCACGGTGGCATAAGGCGATGCAGGCGTTGATCCCGCTCAATAGGGACGCACTGGCCGCCTTCGATGAGATGGAAGTGGAGCTGGCGGAGAAGTCCGCTCCCGCTGCGCCGTTCATCGCGGCGTACCGGACCACCGCGGACCGCAAGACGCTTCTGGATGAGTTCGACGAGATCCGGGCAGCGGGGCAGAACGTGAACTTCGAGATTCTCGATGGTGACACCGCCCGGGCGGAGGAGCCTGCGTTGTCGTCGGAAGTGAACGCGGCGATCAAGATCCTCGACGAGCGCTTTCTCAATCCCGCCGCGTACGTGCATGCCCTCGCCGATCAGGTCCGTGCGCGTGGCGCACGAATCATCACCGGGTGCAGCGTCCACGAAATCCGTGATATCGGCTCGGCCGTCGTGGTCGCGGGCGAGCAGTTCGACGCCGCCGTGGCCGCGACCGGTGCCCGGCTGAACACGTTGCTGCGTCCGTTCGGTGTGAAGCGGTTGGTGCAAGCGGGCCGCGGATACAGTTTCACGGTCAAGGTGGACCATCTCCCGAAGGGGCCGGTGTACTTCCCCACACAGCGGGTGGCCTGTACGCCGGTGGGTGACCGGCTGCGTATCGCCGGAATGATGGAGTTCCGCGATGTGGACGCGCCGATGGATCCTCGTCGTATTCACGTGTTGCGCAACGCTGCCGGCGAACTGTTGAACGGGGCGCACCTCGACGTTCGCGAGGACGAGTGGGTAGGGGCGCGTCCATGTACGGCCGACGGTCTGCCTCTCATCGGTGGCACGGCGAGTCCCCGTGTGTTCGCCGCCGGTGGACACGGAATGTGGGGGATCACCCTCGGCCCCGTGACCGGAAAGTTGATCGCCGAGATGATCACCACGAGCCGGACACCCGAGGCCCTTCGCGCAGTAGATCCGCTTCGTTGACCAGAGAGAAGACCATGACCGAACTCACCCGTATCGCCGCTGCAGATGCTCCGGCCGCCATCGGCCCGTACGTGCAGGCGGTTGCCCACGCCGGACTGCTCTACTGTTCGGGAGCGCTGCCCATCGATCCGAGCACGGGATCGATCGACGTGACCGACGCGGCAGACCAAGCGCGCCAATGCCTGACGAACTTGACCGCGGTGTGCGCCGAAGCCGGGACTGCGTTGAAGCGCGCAGTGCGGACCACGATCTACACCACCGACCTGAGCGCTTTCGGAGCGATCAACACCGTCTACGCGGAGTTCTTCGACGGAGAGGTACCCGCCCGCACCACCATCGAAGTCGCGGCGCTGCCCATGGGCGCCACTGTCGAGATCGACGCGATCGTCGCGCTGCGCTGACCCGCCCCGAGAAGGCTGATTCACCGCGGGGGAGCCTTCTTTATCCGCGCGAGCAGGGGTGCGTACTCAGGCTCTCGACCGTAGGTTCGCGACCAGATGTGCAGTCGTTCCAGGCTCATCGCGGGTAGGCGGTGTTGGCTTTGCGCGACGATATGCAGGATGCGGTGGATGGCGGACAGGAAATCACCGCAGCCCAGGTCCACGAACACCGCTGTGCGTTCTTCGTGACTGAGTCGGGCGCCGATGCGGTCGGCCAACTCCCAAGCCAGTTGGCTTTCGGTCACTTGGATCGTGCTGCTCCGTGCCATCTGTAAAGGCCCTGTCTACCAGCCGCGTTCGGCCAAGCGGTGCGGCTGCGGGATGTCGTCGACGTTGATGCCGACCATCGCCTCGCCGAGCCCGCGTGACACCTTGGCCAGCACGTCGGGGTCGTCGTAGAACGTCGTGGCCTTCACGATGGCCGCC contains:
- a CDS encoding enolase — its product is MKITSVTARQLLDCKTRPLVEVEITTADGYVGRGAAPTGSSVGAHEAFILRDGDPAEYNGLSVHRAVHAVNNEIAPALVGTQLDLEANDRLMIDLDGTPNKSRLGGNAIYSTSIALLRATAAAAGVPTYSWIAEHFGPGPVSQVPVPSFNMINGGRYGSVVQPFNEFIVMPYKASSIQDAVEKSVRLFGALEEVLTEYLGRKPQVASSYGFASPSSDPREVLKLLTTAVERAGVADTMAFALDCASSEMFDAATGTYELNGERVTSDDLIDYARLLSDEFPFVFIEDLLDEDDWDGYPNAVARIEKSIILGDDLVVTNRDRLQRAVESSAVGGFILKPNQVGTITEALDCYRYAVDHDLFTIPSGRSGGVIDDVVMDLSVGLSVPFQKNGAPRSGERIEKLNFLLRVADSTPGCVLADVPGIVKF
- a CDS encoding helix-turn-helix domain-containing protein — translated: MTGGVDLSELAAAGVVEVVSYGRRTSVSSVHFHGDSAQPHRGSLIAAAGATTSEHQAEVVALAASAGAGVVVVRRVASAATGALCQELGISLAELAAQAEWSHLVWLVHSLVDRDELGSKPESTAQQDLFAMADALAAALGAPVTIEDAHSRVVAYSATTDGVDSTRTSTIMSRAVPPAVLRRLRATGVLKRLAHDARPFIVPALEPDFLQRLVVPLRVGGQAVGSIWAIWNGTLDAQLEMYLMTTGSSAAVSLVQLSASRDTAGRHTLATVRAALRGSVGETSARWEPPCHSKRVVALQRLSDASPADDVALWQSFFRKKSWPDPILADVDGFTFAIVPERTGAGGWEWLRDLAFASAPGKMAASRAISDDKSLPAARLEAAETLNAVRALGRPVGTYDEVWDTVVLRRAAAAVASLEHEQLRQLIREEHRGRTSLAPTLRAWLECGGDIKEAAAILHTHPNTVRHRLKKIDQLVGTSLQTHSQRLAALILLRGWDEQPPASFVDVTPPHVST
- a CDS encoding DUF4147 domain-containing protein, giving the protein MNKIKNYDDLVRLGDSESRSVVLAIADRVLTRLDAYHRIKAITRLDGDILTIGTRTWDLSTKRNVYLVGAGKACNHMAMAIDEILGDRITRGIAIVKIAEETDRFHRTEVHVGGHPIPDEAGHRAALEILSLADQAGPEDLFIAVISGGSSALMSCPIEGITLQDEMDATDVLLKSGAGIYEINAIRRHISQTNGGRLAQRIGRSGAELIGFGISDAVGNPPSGDITRPYADYASTPIGPDKTTLADARAVIANYDLADRLPRSIVDYLESVGEEGETPKAFPDNTYFLLNTLPDSCLYAKEAAEQMGLPAMIVSSFLEGESSDAGMFFASIAREAQASGNPIAPPCVLVAAGETTTHIPDSSIIGGHGGPGHELVTAFALTAAKTHGAAMISLDSEGTDGTTTAAGGLCDSTSLARADQCGVNLHEALRTHATHEALSAIGDAVYTGNTGTNLCDLNILYIPARPA
- a CDS encoding tyramine oxidase subunit B, translating into MSSRTEFLFLSEPDCIDAGVLDATRCVDVCEEVFGLLAQGDYLMGGPSHNSHGLGVAFPKSSPFPNMPLAGPDRRFVAMPGYLGGRFDICGNKWYGSNHANTAKGLPRSVLTLMLNDKETGEPLCLMSANLLSSARTGAVPAVAARHLASPTAGSVAVLGCGPINKACLKAIASQLPNLKRVYLYDIFEAAAEKLADWARQTLGVDAVVENDLQRALAGAEVVTVAASRVKPLVVQNDWLHPDATVLISGPISADDAFWLENRVVLDHVALHEAYVDEAVASLDKQAAYDGVIGGPLYRLIDDGKLPALKDFTDLGSLLQTAAERDDDGHRRTVFVACGMSVFDLAWGYEIYRTAQDKGLGTHLALWDTPYAE
- a CDS encoding FAD-dependent oxidoreductase, encoding MNGRQFGHQQRVAVIGAGMVGLCTAWYLQERGVDVTVIDADGVAAGSSWGNAGWLTPSIATPLPEPAVLKYGVRALVSHASPVYVPPSADPRLIRFLLQFVRNSTAARWHKAMQALIPLNRDALAAFDEMEVELAEKSAPAAPFIAAYRTTADRKTLLDEFDEIRAAGQNVNFEILDGDTARAEEPALSSEVNAAIKILDERFLNPAAYVHALADQVRARGARIITGCSVHEIRDIGSAVVVAGEQFDAAVAATGARLNTLLRPFGVKRLVQAGRGYSFTVKVDHLPKGPVYFPTQRVACTPVGDRLRIAGMMEFRDVDAPMDPRRIHVLRNAAGELLNGAHLDVREDEWVGARPCTADGLPLIGGTASPRVFAAGGHGMWGITLGPVTGKLIAEMITTSRTPEALRAVDPLR
- a CDS encoding pyridoxamine 5'-phosphate oxidase family protein; this translates as MTNLKMTAAERTEFLAGNHVAIIAVEREDKPPLTVPIWYRVDEAGDIEIWTELGSMKERLIRTAGRFSLAVQEETTPYRYVSVGGPASIREDIPREGVLPIVRRYVSDEEMPEYLDANYTDKAVLITMRPAVWNSADYSKE
- a CDS encoding SRPBCC family protein, which gives rise to MHEDAEEGVDYDVDELVKLWDITNIQDLHIQERQQRGLSSQRYLPGPNSPSQEPGIRAALRKYLEMMGEPN
- a CDS encoding MFS transporter, with amino-acid sequence MSGSRWANLAVAYLALVGAFLPYIGWSPGLSDISEELGLSYSEAGSISSVTGLVAGVTILVGGVLASRWGAKQIILAGLAAGVVGQLVFAMADGLEFVMAGRVLAGLSVGFLWVATYTMAVDWFRDSGQTGRAVGIMMSGDGVGALLSLFAFSAVLAAFGWRLGLGVQAVFMLVVLVLVAVVSKNAPTTGADLVRVGDLPESQHPARPVEQSVRAIANRNVLSALIFWVGGVGLFSVIASWMPAILIEDAGMSESLAGFLTSLFSIVGMAAAFGAPLLAEKLGSKKPVIVVAGVLTAAALATMTLFVSTGNYVLVAICMPLIGLGVYAGEPLTLAAAVESVSAKHAGIVNGVIIGIPWIVSGFAFPYILGTVKDATGSFVQGFVALTVTTVVLCALSPLFIKKS
- a CDS encoding LysR family transcriptional regulator — translated: MRLLVELSRRGTLARVAQALSFSTSTVSQQLSQLEKEAGVRLIEPVGRGVRLTSAGEILVEHAEVILRQIDRAEAALAAARSEIVGVAKVATFQTAAISLLPDVLHVMSERHPGLTIYLSEIQPDSGTAALLAREFDLVLGEQYPGHVSPAPAGIDRRPLLSDALRLYVSPRLRGDAKRLELAQFADLPWVLEPKGKPARIWAESACKAAGFEPNVRFESADLLVHARLAETGHAVAVLPDLVWETRRPGAELIDLPSLPERQVYTAVRTGAETRPVLVELRSVLAAVGTRQMASHTSTDADRAAPHRAKPQ
- a CDS encoding SDR family NAD(P)-dependent oxidoreductase, whose amino-acid sequence is MAVAQAMAAEGASVVAVGRNADRGYEVVESMAMAGHNALFVRADVAVEADIARAIRVCRSEFGSLDIMHNNAAFFVTAELHQTTAEDWDRSLRTNLSSVFWGSKHAVSAMREQGRGGSIINTASVAAFTATADTAAYVATKSGVMGLTRAIALAYAADGIRCNALCPGDFESPMFDAFLASASDPAVARKEFEALYPTKRILKPGDVANAAVFLASDESTGVNGTSLVVDDGLLAKTY